A DNA window from Azotosporobacter soli contains the following coding sequences:
- a CDS encoding pro-sigmaK processing inhibitor BofA family protein: MMSMTVLLAFVGALIALYVICKLFTLPIRLFFKLVYNGIIGGILLWVVNFVGAYIHFSVPLNPLTAVIAGFFGLPGVAAIILYQLFGK; the protein is encoded by the coding sequence ATGATGAGCATGACGGTACTATTAGCTTTTGTCGGTGCGTTGATCGCATTGTATGTGATTTGCAAATTGTTCACGTTGCCGATCCGATTGTTTTTCAAATTAGTATATAACGGAATCATCGGCGGCATCTTGTTGTGGGTCGTCAATTTTGTCGGCGCATACATACATTTTTCGGTACCGCTTAACCCGTTGACGGCTGTAATTGCTGGCTTTTTTGGCTTGCCTGGCGTAGCGGCGATTATTTTATATCAACTTTTTGGCAAATAG
- the recR gene encoding recombination mediator RecR, giving the protein MKHIGPLAKLIEQFRGLPGIGAKTAVRLSYHILEMDKGKAKGLAQAILEAKEKIGYCQTCFDLTDADPCRICRSAERDVKQICVVEEPRDVAAMERTREFKGRYHVLHGHLSPLEGIGPDNLKIRELLERIHRDQVTEVIMASNPDVEGEATAMYVAKLLKPLGVMVTRIAHGLPVGGDLEYADEVTLSKALENRREM; this is encoded by the coding sequence ATGAAACACATTGGGCCGTTGGCCAAATTGATCGAGCAATTCAGAGGACTGCCGGGAATCGGCGCCAAGACGGCGGTGCGATTATCGTATCATATCTTGGAAATGGATAAGGGGAAAGCGAAAGGACTCGCGCAAGCGATTCTCGAAGCCAAAGAAAAAATCGGCTATTGCCAGACCTGTTTTGATCTGACCGATGCAGATCCATGCCGCATTTGCCGTTCCGCGGAGCGTGACGTCAAACAAATCTGCGTGGTGGAAGAACCGCGGGATGTGGCTGCGATGGAACGAACGCGCGAATTTAAAGGCCGCTATCATGTTTTGCATGGACACCTTTCGCCGCTCGAAGGAATCGGGCCGGATAATTTGAAGATTAGAGAACTCTTGGAACGCATCCATCGCGATCAGGTGACGGAAGTCATTATGGCCAGCAATCCGGATGTCGAAGGGGAAGCGACCGCGATGTATGTCGCAAAGCTCCTGAAACCGCTCGGCGTGATGGTTACGCGCATTGCACACGGCTTGCCGGTGGGCGGGGATTTGGAGTATGCGGACGAGGTGACGCTCTCCAAGGCTCTCGAAAACCGTCGCGAAATGTAG
- a CDS encoding YbaB/EbfC family nucleoid-associated protein, whose product MFGNMGNMGGMMKKMQKLQTDMAKLQEELKLRTVEVSAGGGAVKIVMNGEKQVQSLSISPAAVDPEDVEMLEDLMAAAFNEATQKVDDMMAQEMGKLTGGMNLPKGLF is encoded by the coding sequence ATGTTTGGGAACATGGGAAATATGGGCGGTATGATGAAGAAAATGCAGAAACTGCAGACCGATATGGCGAAACTGCAGGAAGAACTGAAACTGCGTACGGTTGAAGTATCGGCCGGCGGCGGGGCGGTAAAAATCGTCATGAACGGCGAGAAGCAAGTGCAGTCGCTGTCGATTTCTCCGGCGGCCGTAGACCCGGAAGACGTAGAAATGCTCGAAGACCTGATGGCGGCGGCTTTCAATGAAGCAACGCAGAAAGTCGACGACATGATGGCGCAGGAAATGGGCAAACTGACTGGCGGCATGAATTTACCTAAAGGATTGTTCTAA
- the dnaX gene encoding DNA polymerase III subunit gamma/tau, translated as MAYVALYRQWRPQDFDNLVGQDHIGVTLRNAIGSGRIAHAYLFSGPRGTGKTSTAKIVAKALNCEKGPTPEPCNQCDACLKINNGSSMDVFEIDAASNRGIDEIRDLRETVKFAPVDGRYKVYIIDEVHMLTTEAFNALLKTLEEPPPHVVFILATTESHKIPATIHSRCQRYDFRRIGLPEMVARLREVADGSGIEAEAAALELIAAHADGGMRDALSILDQCAVMDDQIVTAVKVRNMLGLVGHEWLCRFTDALAKREPKDLLFTLEELLALGKDPRQVISELSQYMRTIMLFQAAPEISVPEGQREKLAEQAKALPAADVMNILNILHQGGTEARYAAEPRFAVEMALLSACRRNSGGAEEGQLVARIEALEAKLAKLLQGGAVSVSSSPPVFEASPQNARVARPAVKVEQAAPDNSAAVAAATAKPLPDDLTAVWGQLLQGLVQGGKRSVHACVAQGQLVGLTEKQATVQFAAAFPKERTEKPDYKELIEQSLAQITGRRVNLYCILGAGTPSVAVPKKSAASQGKSPAAAKQSVPDAEKMHPAVEKAIEMFGGNVTVKEN; from the coding sequence ATGGCGTATGTTGCGCTTTATCGACAATGGCGGCCTCAAGACTTTGACAACCTGGTCGGACAGGATCATATCGGCGTGACGCTGAGAAATGCGATTGGCTCGGGCAGAATTGCCCATGCCTATTTGTTTTCCGGCCCGCGCGGGACGGGAAAAACCAGTACTGCCAAGATTGTGGCCAAAGCCCTCAATTGCGAAAAGGGGCCGACGCCGGAGCCTTGCAACCAGTGCGATGCCTGCCTGAAGATCAACAACGGCTCGTCGATGGATGTCTTTGAGATCGATGCTGCCTCCAACCGCGGTATCGATGAGATCCGGGATTTACGCGAGACGGTCAAGTTTGCGCCGGTCGATGGCCGGTATAAAGTCTATATCATCGATGAAGTACATATGCTGACGACGGAAGCGTTCAATGCACTCTTAAAGACGTTAGAGGAACCGCCGCCCCATGTTGTCTTCATCCTGGCGACGACCGAATCGCATAAGATTCCGGCGACCATTCATTCGCGCTGTCAGCGTTATGACTTCCGGCGTATCGGTTTGCCGGAGATGGTAGCGCGGCTGCGTGAAGTGGCGGACGGCAGTGGAATCGAAGCGGAAGCGGCGGCGCTTGAACTGATTGCGGCGCACGCGGATGGCGGAATGCGTGATGCGCTGAGTATTTTAGACCAGTGCGCGGTCATGGATGATCAGATCGTAACGGCTGTAAAAGTGAGGAATATGCTAGGCCTGGTCGGGCATGAATGGTTATGCCGCTTTACCGATGCGCTGGCAAAACGTGAGCCGAAAGACCTGCTTTTTACGCTAGAGGAGCTGTTGGCGCTCGGCAAAGATCCGCGCCAAGTGATCAGTGAATTATCGCAGTACATGAGGACGATCATGTTGTTTCAGGCGGCCCCTGAGATCAGCGTGCCGGAAGGACAGCGGGAAAAATTGGCGGAGCAGGCGAAGGCATTGCCAGCGGCTGACGTCATGAATATATTGAATATTCTCCACCAGGGCGGAACGGAGGCGCGCTATGCTGCAGAGCCACGTTTTGCGGTCGAGATGGCGCTATTGTCGGCCTGCCGGCGCAACAGCGGCGGAGCCGAGGAAGGGCAATTGGTTGCCCGGATCGAGGCGCTTGAAGCAAAGTTGGCTAAGCTTTTGCAAGGCGGAGCCGTAAGCGTGTCGTCTTCGCCCCCTGTATTTGAGGCGTCGCCGCAAAATGCGCGGGTGGCTCGTCCTGCAGTGAAAGTGGAACAAGCGGCGCCGGACAACAGTGCGGCCGTTGCGGCAGCGACGGCAAAACCGTTGCCTGACGATCTGACTGCCGTGTGGGGGCAGTTGCTGCAGGGATTGGTCCAAGGCGGTAAACGCTCTGTACACGCTTGCGTGGCGCAGGGGCAGTTGGTCGGGCTTACGGAGAAACAGGCCACCGTGCAATTTGCGGCGGCGTTTCCGAAAGAACGGACGGAAAAACCGGATTACAAGGAATTGATTGAACAATCTTTGGCACAAATTACTGGCCGAAGGGTGAATCTCTATTGTATACTGGGAGCGGGAACTCCTAGCGTCGCAGTGCCGAAAAAGAGCGCTGCGTCGCAGGGGAAATCGCCTGCTGCAGCGAAACAAAGTGTGCCGGACGCTGAAAAAATGCATCCGGCAGTGGAAAAAGCCATTGAAATGTTTGGCGGCAATGTAACGGTAAAAGAAAATTAA
- a CDS encoding response regulator translates to MKMIRVMIVEDDPMVADLNRRYLEQMSGFVLLGSCRSGEEALEALQETEVDLLLVDVYMPGMSGLDLINHIRKEQYSVDVILVTAAKDQKSILEALRQGAVDYLVKPFQFDRFQGALQRYRQRCEWMNDLKQVSQEDLDRKVFSRAQPEERSALILPKGVERNTLRRVWESVSSVEQEFTAEEMAVVVGISQVSIRKYLKFLQELGLLIMEAQYGAVGRPVNQYRYNQGASLPKNWL, encoded by the coding sequence ATGAAAATGATTCGTGTGATGATTGTGGAAGATGATCCTATGGTGGCGGATCTGAATCGACGTTATTTGGAGCAGATGAGTGGATTCGTTTTGCTTGGCTCATGCCGCAGCGGCGAAGAAGCGCTGGAAGCCTTGCAAGAAACAGAAGTCGACCTCTTGCTGGTCGATGTCTATATGCCGGGAATGAGCGGTTTGGATCTGATTAATCATATTCGCAAAGAACAGTATAGCGTCGATGTGATCCTGGTTACGGCCGCGAAGGATCAAAAGAGTATTTTGGAAGCATTGCGTCAGGGGGCGGTCGATTATTTAGTGAAACCATTCCAATTTGACCGTTTTCAAGGCGCGCTGCAGCGTTATCGTCAACGCTGCGAATGGATGAATGATCTGAAGCAGGTCAGTCAGGAGGATTTGGATCGCAAGGTTTTCTCTCGTGCACAGCCGGAAGAACGGTCGGCGCTGATTCTTCCCAAAGGGGTCGAGCGCAATACGCTGCGCCGCGTATGGGAAAGCGTCAGCAGTGTGGAACAGGAATTTACCGCGGAAGAGATGGCTGTAGTCGTTGGAATTTCGCAAGTCTCAATTCGAAAGTATCTCAAATTCCTGCAGGAGTTAGGTCTCTTGATTATGGAAGCGCAATACGGCGCTGTCGGACGGCCGGTGAATCAATACCGTTATAACCAAGGCGCCTCCTTGCCGAAAAATTGGTTGTAG
- a CDS encoding sensor histidine kinase: MKLWKRLSLQGRILVLAITVVLVVLAVLTPVLFKVLGEGARSHAEYQAVTLARILAKEEVVRDALLGVRPSAVLEEHIESMKDTAKVKIVNVFDMEGKRLYRPEDAPVGKRAIDSEEKKKAWRGEMHVATFEGSGGRTLRAYVPVYDGERQIGVALVGILREDLTESLAATYRALCWALLAGLSFGVLAAWGMARHVKKIMWGMEPETIARQLAQRNAILASVRAGVMSVDEQGKITLVNDEAMRILSLSGDAQEWYGKRIEASLPGAGLLEVMELGQSMADTQMQLGGKNVLASRTPLLLEGRLIGALLTFYDKGEVERLAEELTGVHSYIEALRARAHEFMNRLHVIWGMVQLQRYDALEEYVRFVVESNQRELEDVGVKIMDPLVSGFLLGKMSQARERKVSFFLHPDSELRVLTEVMARQWIALLDALLMEVFALPEREAMGDVVLALWADEGYVAAELDFSARNVERSDGLLRLTVLAETRGATLQRRRPSEGRERITITMPLQEWRDENDSCDDCGR; this comes from the coding sequence ATGAAACTTTGGAAGCGGCTCAGCCTCCAGGGTCGCATCCTGGTTTTGGCGATAACGGTTGTCTTGGTTGTGTTGGCCGTATTGACGCCGGTGTTGTTTAAAGTACTTGGCGAGGGAGCTCGTAGCCATGCGGAATATCAGGCGGTGACGCTGGCCCGCATACTTGCCAAGGAAGAAGTCGTAAGGGATGCTTTGCTGGGAGTACGTCCGTCAGCAGTGCTGGAAGAACATATCGAGTCCATGAAAGACACGGCGAAGGTCAAAATCGTAAATGTGTTTGACATGGAAGGAAAGCGCCTTTATCGTCCGGAAGATGCCCCTGTGGGGAAACGGGCGATCGACAGCGAAGAAAAAAAGAAAGCCTGGCGGGGCGAGATGCATGTCGCTACCTTTGAAGGGAGCGGCGGACGTACTTTGCGCGCCTATGTGCCGGTTTATGACGGAGAACGTCAGATTGGCGTGGCTTTGGTGGGGATTTTGCGCGAAGATCTGACCGAGTCGCTGGCGGCTACCTACCGGGCTTTGTGCTGGGCTTTGCTGGCGGGACTGTCGTTTGGCGTATTGGCCGCATGGGGGATGGCCCGCCATGTGAAAAAAATCATGTGGGGGATGGAACCGGAAACGATTGCGCGCCAACTGGCACAGCGCAATGCGATCCTCGCTTCCGTCCGCGCGGGCGTGATGTCCGTTGACGAACAGGGGAAAATCACGCTGGTTAACGATGAGGCGATGCGCATCTTATCGCTTTCAGGCGATGCACAGGAATGGTACGGCAAACGGATCGAAGCTTCCTTGCCGGGGGCGGGCTTGCTTGAAGTGATGGAACTTGGGCAAAGTATGGCCGATACGCAAATGCAGTTGGGCGGAAAAAACGTACTGGCCAGTCGGACGCCGTTGTTATTGGAAGGTCGTTTGATCGGTGCGCTGCTGACCTTTTATGATAAGGGGGAAGTAGAGCGTCTGGCGGAAGAATTGACGGGCGTGCATTCTTATATAGAAGCGTTAAGGGCGCGAGCGCATGAGTTCATGAACCGGCTTCATGTCATTTGGGGCATGGTCCAATTGCAGCGTTATGATGCACTGGAGGAATATGTCCGTTTTGTGGTTGAAAGCAATCAACGCGAACTGGAGGATGTCGGGGTCAAGATCATGGATCCGCTGGTATCGGGCTTTTTGCTGGGCAAGATGAGTCAGGCGCGCGAGCGCAAGGTGTCGTTCTTCCTGCACCCGGACAGTGAGCTGCGCGTCCTGACGGAAGTGATGGCTCGCCAATGGATCGCTTTGCTGGATGCCTTGTTGATGGAAGTGTTTGCGTTGCCGGAACGCGAAGCGATGGGGGACGTCGTACTTGCGTTGTGGGCGGATGAAGGATATGTAGCGGCAGAACTTGATTTTTCGGCACGAAACGTCGAGCGTTCGGATGGCCTTTTGCGGCTGACAGTGTTGGCGGAAACGCGGGGGGCGACTCTACAGAGGCGTCGTCCGAGCGAGGGCCGGGAACGAATTACGATTACGATGCCGTTACAGGAGTGGAGGGATGAAAATGATTCGTGTGATGATTGTGGAAGATGA
- the tadA gene encoding tRNA adenosine(34) deaminase TadA — protein sequence MDDRDYMALALEEARKAFELGEVPIGAVLVSEGQIISKGHNLREIGHDATAHAEMIVIQDACRKLERWRLSGTTLYVTIEPCPMCAGALVNSRVDRLVYGSPDSKAGAVESLFNVVQHEKLNHRLAVTAGVMEEECSGIMKEFFRERRRQKKA from the coding sequence ATGGATGATAGAGACTATATGGCGTTAGCCCTGGAAGAAGCGCGTAAGGCCTTCGAGCTCGGCGAAGTTCCTATCGGAGCCGTATTGGTCAGTGAAGGTCAGATCATCTCTAAGGGACATAACCTGAGAGAAATCGGACACGATGCTACCGCACATGCGGAGATGATCGTCATCCAGGATGCCTGCCGCAAATTGGAACGCTGGCGTTTATCGGGAACGACCTTGTATGTGACAATCGAACCTTGTCCGATGTGCGCAGGAGCGCTGGTCAACAGCCGGGTAGACCGGTTGGTGTACGGCAGCCCTGACAGCAAAGCGGGCGCGGTGGAATCGCTGTTCAATGTCGTACAGCACGAAAAGCTCAACCATCGCTTGGCCGTCACGGCTGGCGTGATGGAAGAGGAGTGTTCCGGAATTATGAAAGAATTCTTTCGTGAACGGCGGCGGCAGAAAAAAGCATAG
- a CDS encoding methyl-accepting chemotaxis protein, with the protein MKWLNNMHLASKIVLVVLILSASFGALVAFYILPTLSNALERDAETKIKNLTETAYHIMEFYNDEVKAGRMQEGAAKERAKQEIKKLRYAEDEYFWINDYTPVMIAHPMKPELDGQNVSELKDPNGLRIFSEFAETVKKNGEGLVRYQWPKPGKDAPQPKFSYVKGFEPWKWIVGTGIYVDDLTEIKNTFMYRIIIAVVSVICLVLAFVYLLIIAPIKNAVEKIIALLNHLEAYDFSKSIDLKQKDELGLIAQTFNLVIGNIKTLITDTRGLSGTVVKDAQQMSVSIDEISKGSERIAITITELAKGAVAQAMSAESSSDKLREIVSGLEHISSDMTNSAALTKQAGLAVSTGAGLVGEQEEKMAENKAVCQKVGSAVAGLAEKSREIGEIVQVIQGIASQTNLLALNAAIEAARAGEHGRGFAVVADEVRKLAEQVSHSGTRIIDIVKEVQIGVDHASSEMDTVTEVVENQEKGLQQMVGAFRQIADAVSSVQENVRSVSEATQSLSKEAQLAGHALSDVASISEETAAGTEDVAALTEEASATIQEIAQRVKRLADLASQLQESIQKFTV; encoded by the coding sequence AAATGGCTGAACAATATGCATTTAGCCAGCAAAATCGTATTGGTCGTCCTGATCCTCAGTGCGTCGTTTGGCGCTTTGGTTGCTTTTTATATTTTGCCGACGCTAAGCAATGCACTGGAACGCGATGCGGAAACAAAGATTAAAAATCTGACGGAAACCGCCTATCACATCATGGAGTTTTACAATGATGAAGTCAAAGCGGGACGAATGCAGGAAGGGGCGGCAAAAGAACGGGCCAAACAGGAAATTAAAAAGTTGCGTTATGCCGAGGATGAATACTTTTGGATTAATGATTATACTCCGGTGATGATTGCGCATCCGATGAAGCCGGAACTGGATGGACAAAACGTCAGCGAACTGAAAGATCCGAATGGCTTGCGTATTTTTAGCGAGTTTGCGGAAACGGTCAAGAAAAATGGCGAGGGGCTTGTACGCTATCAATGGCCTAAACCGGGTAAAGATGCGCCGCAGCCGAAATTTTCCTACGTAAAAGGCTTTGAACCATGGAAATGGATTGTCGGTACCGGCATCTATGTCGATGACCTGACGGAAATTAAAAATACGTTCATGTACCGAATTATCATTGCTGTTGTAAGCGTTATTTGCCTTGTGTTGGCTTTTGTCTATCTTTTGATTATTGCGCCGATCAAAAATGCAGTCGAAAAAATCATCGCATTGTTGAATCATCTGGAAGCGTATGATTTTTCAAAATCCATCGATTTGAAACAAAAAGATGAACTCGGTTTGATCGCGCAGACTTTTAATCTGGTTATCGGCAATATCAAAACGTTAATTACCGATACCCGCGGACTTAGCGGCACCGTGGTCAAAGATGCGCAACAGATGAGCGTTTCGATTGATGAAATCAGCAAAGGTTCGGAGCGCATTGCAATCACAATCACTGAACTGGCCAAAGGAGCCGTTGCGCAAGCCATGTCGGCGGAAAGCAGCAGCGACAAACTGCGCGAAATCGTTAGTGGACTGGAACATATCAGCTCGGACATGACGAATTCCGCCGCGTTGACTAAGCAGGCTGGACTGGCTGTTTCCACCGGCGCGGGGCTGGTTGGCGAGCAGGAAGAAAAAATGGCGGAAAACAAAGCGGTCTGCCAAAAGGTAGGCAGTGCGGTCGCCGGACTGGCGGAAAAATCGCGCGAAATCGGTGAAATCGTCCAGGTCATTCAGGGCATTGCCAGTCAGACCAACTTGCTCGCGCTGAATGCGGCGATTGAAGCGGCACGCGCCGGCGAACACGGCAGAGGGTTTGCCGTCGTGGCCGATGAAGTCCGCAAGTTAGCCGAACAGGTCAGTCACTCGGGAACAAGGATCATCGATATCGTCAAAGAAGTGCAGATCGGCGTCGATCATGCATCGAGCGAGATGGACACGGTTACCGAAGTCGTCGAAAATCAGGAAAAAGGCTTGCAGCAGATGGTTGGTGCATTCCGACAGATTGCCGATGCGGTGAGCAGCGTGCAGGAGAATGTGCGCTCGGTCAGTGAAGCGACGCAGTCGCTCAGTAAAGAAGCGCAATTGGCGGGGCATGCACTGAGCGATGTTGCCAGCATCTCGGAAGAAACCGCAGCCGGAACCGAAGACGTGGCGGCTCTGACCGAAGAAGCCAGCGCCACGATTCAGGAAATTGCGCAACGGGTCAAACGGCTGGCGGATTTGGCCAGCCAACTGCAAGAGTCGATACAAAAATTTACGGTATAA